The following are from one region of the Anomaloglossus baeobatrachus isolate aAnoBae1 chromosome 1, aAnoBae1.hap1, whole genome shotgun sequence genome:
- the LOC142257264 gene encoding gastrula zinc finger protein XlCGF66.1-like has protein sequence MLEKILNLTLEIIFHLTGEDYTVVKTSSDRCQAPVSEGRGGTLSPIPGPPPHPRIHEDINDQKILELTNKMLELLTGEVPIRCQDVTVYLSMEEWEYLEGHKDQYKEVMMEEPQPRTSPARRGS, from the exons ATGTTGGAGAAGATATTAAATCTCACGTTGGAGATcatcttccatcttactggagag gattacacagtagtgaagacctctagtgatcgctgtcaggcccctgtgtctgaaggacggggaggaaccctgagcccaatcccggggcctccacctcacccccggatacatgaggacatcaatgaccagaagatcctagaactcaccaacaagatgctggagctgctgactggagag gttcctataaggtgtcaggacgtcaccgtctatctctccatggaggagtgggagtatctagaaggacacaaggaccagtacaaggaggtgatgatggaggagccccagccccgcacatcaccag